One Neisseria sp. Marseille-Q5346 genomic region harbors:
- the acpP gene encoding acyl carrier protein, whose product MSNIEQQVKKIVAEQLGVNEAEVKNESSFQDDLGADSLDTVELVMALEEAFGCEIPDEDAEKITTVQLAIDYINAHQG is encoded by the coding sequence ATGTCAAACATCGAACAACAAGTTAAAAAAATTGTTGCTGAACAACTGGGCGTAAACGAAGCCGAAGTGAAAAACGAATCTTCTTTCCAAGACGATTTGGGTGCTGACTCTCTGGACACCGTAGAACTGGTGATGGCTTTGGAAGAAGCTTTCGGCTGCGAAATCCCTGACGAAGACGCTGAAAAAATCACTACCGTACAATTGGCTATCGACTACATCAACGCCCACCAAGGCTAA
- a CDS encoding DNA topoisomerase has translation MFQYSPGNTVNNATSFYSIELITFAHTGKVFCTKDEFEFLKVDLVFAKDFGKDLFEF, from the coding sequence ATGTTTCAGTATTCTCCTGGAAATACTGTAAACAACGCTACTAGTTTCTACAGCATCGAGTTGATAACGTTCGCCCACACCGGCAAGGTTTTCTGCACCAAGGACGAGTTTGAGTTTCTCAAAGTCGATTTGGTCTTTGCAAAAGACTTCGGGAAAGATTTGTTTGAGTTTTAA
- a CDS encoding aminotransferase class IV: protein MNMHKNTRLTPSLDLNILNGIMRQAVLQQLQTYLGADTIIETHITRDMLERAEKNPPLQRLERRV, encoded by the coding sequence ATGAACATGCACAAAAACACCCGTCTCACCCCGTCTCTGGATTTGAATATCCTCAACGGCATCATGCGCCAAGCCGTGTTGCAGCAGCTGCAAACCTACTTGGGTGCGGACACCATCATCGAAACGCACATCACCCGCGACATGCTCGAACGCGCAGAAAAAAATCCGCCTCTCCAACGGCTTGAGAGGCGTGTTTGA
- the ppk1 gene encoding polyphosphate kinase 1 — protein MPEQNRILCRELSLLAFNRRVLAQAQDTKVPLLERLRFLCIVSSNLDEFFEVRMAWLKRENKLRPHQLLDNGKTAAETIEAVAKEAQALIREQYDLFNKVLQPALGRAGIHFYRRHKWTAAQKKWIENYFDNELLPILTPIGLDPSHPFPRPLNKSLNFAVELEGTDAFGRPSGMAIVQAPRILPRVVPMPSEICGGDAGFVFLSSILHAHVGKLFPGMKVKDCHQFRLTRDSDLTVDEEDLKNLRAAIQNELHDREYGDGVRLEVADTCPAHIHDFLLAQFKLTSAELYQVKGPVNLVRLNAVPDLVDRPDLKFPPRNAGRLKALRKNGSVFKLVKQSPILLHHPYQSFDPVVQMIREAAADPDVLAVKMTIYRTGSNSELVRALMKAALAGKQVTVVVELMARFDEANNVNWAKQLEEAGAHVVYGVFGYKVHAKMALVIRREDGVLKRYAHLGTGNYHQGTSRIYTDFGIITADEQITVDVNTLFMEITGLGKPGRLNKLYQSPFTLHKMVIDRIKQETEHAKAGKPARITAKMNSLIEPSVIDALYQASAAGVQIDLIVRGMCTLRPGVKGLSENIRVRSIIGRQLEHSRVYCFHNNGADDTFISSADWMGRNFFRRIEVATPITTPELKERVIREGLEMALEDNTQAWLMQPDGSYVRTQPQDGEPAFGLQEGLWKIYGR, from the coding sequence ATGCCCGAGCAAAACCGCATTCTTTGCCGAGAACTCAGCCTGTTGGCGTTTAATCGCCGTGTACTGGCTCAGGCGCAGGATACGAAAGTTCCCTTGTTGGAACGTTTGCGTTTCCTGTGCATCGTGTCTTCCAATTTGGACGAATTTTTTGAAGTGCGCATGGCGTGGTTGAAACGCGAAAACAAACTGCGTCCGCATCAACTGCTCGACAACGGAAAAACCGCAGCCGAAACCATCGAAGCGGTGGCGAAAGAGGCGCAGGCTCTGATCCGCGAGCAGTACGATCTGTTTAACAAAGTATTGCAGCCTGCACTCGGCCGCGCCGGCATTCATTTCTATCGCCGTCACAAATGGACGGCTGCGCAGAAAAAATGGATCGAAAACTATTTCGACAACGAGCTGTTGCCCATTCTTACCCCCATCGGCCTTGATCCGTCACACCCGTTCCCGCGCCCGTTAAACAAATCGCTCAACTTTGCCGTCGAACTCGAAGGCACGGATGCGTTCGGCCGTCCGTCCGGAATGGCGATTGTTCAGGCGCCGCGCATTTTGCCGCGCGTCGTCCCCATGCCGTCTGAAATTTGCGGCGGTGATGCAGGCTTTGTGTTCTTGTCTTCGATTTTGCACGCCCATGTCGGCAAACTCTTTCCCGGCATGAAGGTTAAAGACTGCCATCAGTTCCGCCTCACGCGCGACAGCGATTTGACGGTCGATGAAGAAGATTTGAAAAACCTGCGTGCCGCGATTCAAAACGAGTTGCACGACCGCGAATACGGCGACGGCGTGCGCTTGGAAGTGGCGGATACTTGTCCGGCGCATATTCACGACTTCCTGCTTGCCCAGTTCAAGCTGACTTCTGCCGAGCTGTATCAGGTCAAAGGGCCGGTCAATTTGGTGCGCCTCAATGCCGTTCCCGATTTGGTAGACAGGCCGGATTTGAAGTTCCCACCGCGTAATGCAGGCCGTCTGAAAGCCTTACGCAAAAACGGCTCCGTATTCAAACTGGTCAAACAGTCGCCGATTTTGCTGCACCACCCGTATCAGTCTTTCGATCCGGTTGTCCAAATGATACGCGAGGCAGCGGCCGATCCGGATGTGTTGGCCGTTAAAATGACCATCTATCGCACCGGCAGCAATTCCGAGCTTGTGCGCGCATTGATGAAGGCCGCACTGGCGGGCAAACAAGTTACCGTCGTGGTCGAACTGATGGCGCGTTTTGACGAGGCCAACAACGTCAACTGGGCGAAACAGCTCGAAGAGGCGGGCGCGCACGTCGTGTACGGCGTATTCGGCTACAAAGTCCACGCCAAAATGGCTTTGGTTATCCGTCGCGAAGACGGCGTGCTCAAGCGTTATGCCCACCTCGGTACCGGCAACTACCACCAAGGCACATCGCGCATCTACACCGACTTCGGCATCATTACCGCCGACGAACAAATCACTGTCGATGTGAACACTTTGTTTATGGAAATCACAGGCTTGGGTAAGCCGGGCCGTCTGAACAAGCTCTATCAAAGCCCGTTTACCCTGCACAAAATGGTCATCGACCGCATCAAGCAGGAAACCGAACACGCCAAAGCCGGCAAACCGGCGCGGATTACCGCCAAGATGAACTCCCTCATCGAGCCGAGCGTCATTGATGCGCTGTATCAAGCCAGCGCGGCAGGCGTGCAAATCGATCTGATTGTGCGCGGTATGTGTACTTTGCGCCCGGGTGTAAAAGGCTTGTCCGAAAACATCCGCGTCCGCTCCATCATCGGCCGCCAACTCGAACACTCGCGCGTGTATTGCTTCCATAACAACGGCGCAGACGATACCTTTATCTCCAGCGCCGACTGGATGGGTCGCAACTTCTTCCGCCGCATTGAAGTCGCCACGCCGATTACCACGCCCGAACTCAAAGAACGCGTGATCCGCGAAGGTTTGGAAATGGCTTTGGAAGACAATACCCAGGCTTGGCTGATGCAGCCTGACGGCAGCTATGTCCGCACCCAGCCGCAAGACGGCGAGCCTGCGTTTGGTTTGCAGGAAGGTTTGTGGAAAATATACGGACGTTAA
- a CDS encoding DUF389 domain-containing protein — protein MQDQENIKNQEEQENQPKEDNGAMTKLQDVFNLAHDQAHPDKIDAVIRANTRVSGTNMWVLMFAIAVASIGLNVNSTAVVIGAMLISPLMGPIVGMGYGLAVGDTALIRQAVRNIIIFVVISLITATLYFLLTPLKEAQSELLARTQPTLWDVLIAFFGGSAGIVALTRKEGGNAIPGVAIATALMPPLCTAGYGLAHGNWHYFLGASYLFAINCVFIAFSTLLFSKLLKLPRRGLVTESKRRLQSIIITAVVLAVMIPSGYMASGLVRQEIFNTRANAAIATAQQQEGFFVLRKMLNHRENKVGLIVNGTGNAEKISALLVKSLNASGVKEPKVNVVYAGGNDAKIEELLASRNNPVQQQNELKEQQAYIDTILAGKASDIDDAAVLKELKAQYPEAEKIVVGRGLAWDKAQTTPVSEQSESQKNAEPKTDTYDDIVVVSLELEQPLPAKDHERIQAWLRQRYEGKVVRILQTHKSQTDKPSNE, from the coding sequence ATGCAAGACCAAGAAAACATTAAAAACCAAGAAGAACAAGAAAATCAGCCAAAAGAAGACAATGGTGCCATGACCAAGTTGCAAGATGTGTTCAATCTTGCGCATGACCAGGCCCATCCCGATAAAATTGATGCCGTCATCCGCGCCAATACTCGGGTGTCCGGAACCAATATGTGGGTATTGATGTTTGCCATTGCCGTGGCGAGTATCGGTCTAAATGTAAACAGCACGGCGGTAGTGATCGGCGCGATGTTGATTTCGCCGTTGATGGGGCCGATTGTAGGTATGGGTTACGGTTTGGCGGTAGGGGATACTGCGCTGATCCGTCAAGCCGTGCGCAATATTATTATATTCGTCGTCATCAGCTTGATTACCGCTACGTTGTATTTCCTGTTAACCCCGCTTAAAGAGGCGCAAAGCGAGCTTTTGGCGCGTACTCAGCCGACCCTTTGGGATGTGTTGATTGCCTTCTTCGGCGGTAGTGCGGGTATTGTGGCGCTGACTCGAAAAGAAGGAGGCAATGCCATACCGGGTGTGGCGATTGCTACCGCATTGATGCCACCCCTGTGTACTGCGGGCTACGGACTGGCACATGGCAACTGGCACTACTTTCTCGGTGCTTCATATCTTTTTGCCATCAACTGCGTGTTCATCGCTTTTTCGACCTTGTTGTTTTCCAAGCTGCTCAAGCTGCCGCGCAGGGGGTTGGTAACGGAATCCAAACGCCGGTTGCAAAGCATCATTATTACTGCCGTCGTGTTGGCTGTGATGATTCCGAGCGGCTATATGGCATCAGGACTGGTGCGTCAGGAGATCTTCAACACCAGAGCCAATGCCGCCATTGCCACTGCGCAGCAACAGGAAGGTTTTTTCGTGCTGCGTAAGATGTTGAACCACAGAGAAAATAAAGTCGGTCTGATTGTCAATGGAACGGGCAATGCCGAGAAAATTTCCGCCTTGCTGGTGAAAAGCCTTAACGCGTCGGGGGTGAAAGAGCCGAAGGTCAACGTGGTCTATGCGGGAGGGAACGATGCCAAAATCGAAGAATTGCTGGCAAGCCGAAACAACCCGGTTCAGCAGCAAAATGAGCTGAAAGAGCAGCAGGCCTATATCGATACCATACTGGCAGGCAAAGCCTCCGATATCGACGATGCAGCGGTACTCAAGGAATTAAAAGCCCAATATCCGGAAGCGGAAAAAATCGTTGTCGGACGCGGCTTGGCTTGGGATAAAGCGCAAACAACGCCTGTTTCCGAACAGTCTGAAAGCCAAAAAAACGCAGAACCGAAGACAGATACATATGACGATATCGTCGTTGTCTCTCTCGAATTGGAGCAGCCACTACCTGCCAAAGATCACGAGCGGATACAGGCGTGGTTACGCCAGCGTTATGAGGGTAAGGTAGTGCGCATATTGCAAACGCACAAGTCTCAGACAGATAAACCGTCTAACGAATAA
- a CDS encoding IS1595 family transposase — translation MKITHCKLKKKVQKELLRFFVLQVTARSAADILGIQPNSAILFYRKIRMVISHHLALVADEVFEGPVELDESYFGGRRKGRRGRGAAGKVVVFGILKRNGRVYTVVVDNAKSDTLMPAIKKKIMPDSIVYTDSLSSYDKLDVSGFIHYRINHFKEFADRRNHINGIENFWNQAKRVLRKYNGIDRKSFPLFLKECEFRFNFGTPSRQLKILQKWCEI, via the coding sequence ATGAAGATAACGCACTGCAAATTAAAGAAAAAAGTACAGAAAGAACTGCTCCGTTTTTTTGTACTCCAAGTTACCGCCCGTTCCGCTGCCGATATTTTGGGCATTCAGCCCAACTCCGCTATTCTGTTCTACCGCAAAATCCGTATGGTCATCAGCCATCATTTGGCCTTGGTTGCCGATGAGGTTTTTGAAGGCCCTGTCGAGTTGGACGAAAGCTATTTCGGCGGACGGCGTAAAGGCAGACGTGGTCGCGGCGCGGCAGGAAAAGTGGTTGTCTTTGGCATTCTGAAACGCAACGGACGGGTCTATACCGTTGTGGTAGATAATGCCAAGTCTGATACTTTGATGCCTGCTATCAAAAAGAAAATAATGCCGGACAGCATTGTTTACACGGATAGCCTGAGCAGCTACGACAAGTTAGACGTGAGCGGTTTCATCCATTACCGCATCAACCATTTCAAGGAATTTGCAGACCGCCGGAACCATATTAACGGCATTGAGAATTTTTGGAATCAGGCAAAACGCGTCTTGCGCAAATACAACGGAATTGATCGCAAATCCTTCCCGCTGTTCTTGAAAGAATGCGAATTTCGGTTTAACTTCGGCACACCGTCCCGGCAGCTAAAAATCCTGCAAAAATGGTGTGAAATTTAG
- a CDS encoding prolyl oligopeptidase family protein, with translation MKSYPDSYLHFENLESPETQNFAAAAHAETRARFLENDKARALSDGILAQLQDTRQIPFCQEHRARMYHFHQDAEYPKGVYRVCTAATYRSGYPEWKILFSVADFDELLGDDVYLGGVSHLVEKPNRALLTLSKSGGDTAYTLEVDLEAGELVEGGFHFPAGKNHVSWRDENSVWVCPAWDERQLTESGYPREVWLVERGKSFEESLPVYQIAEDGMMVNAWRYLDPQGSPIDLIEASDGFYTKTYLQVSAEGEAKPLNLPNDCDVVGYLAGHLLLTLRKDWNRANQSYPSGALVAVKLNRGELGAAQLLFAPDETQALESVETTKHFVVASLLENVQGRLKAWRFTDGKWQEVELPRLPSGALEMTDQPWGGDVVYLAASDFTTPLTLFALDLNVMELTVMRRQPQQFDSDGINVQQFWTTSADGERIPYFHVGKNATPDTPTLVYAYGGFGIPELPHYLGSVGKYWLEEGNAFVLANIRGGGEFGPRWHQAAQGISKHKSVDDLLAVVRDLSERGMSSPKHIGLQGGSNGGLITAAAFVCEPQSIGALVCEVPLTDMIRYPLLSAGSSWTDEYGNPQKYEVCKRWLGELSPYHNLSDGINYPPALITTSLSDDRVHPAHALKFYAKLRETSPQSWLYSPDGGGHTGNGTQRESADELTCVLLFLKEFLG, from the coding sequence ATGAAATCTTACCCCGATTCCTATCTCCATTTTGAAAACCTCGAATCTCCCGAAACGCAAAATTTTGCTGCCGCGGCGCATGCCGAAACGCGCGCCCGTTTTTTAGAAAACGACAAAGCGCGCGCATTGTCCGACGGCATTTTGGCGCAGTTGCAGGACACGCGGCAGATTCCGTTTTGTCAGGAACACCGCGCGCGGATGTACCATTTCCATCAGGACGCGGAATATCCGAAGGGCGTGTACCGCGTATGTACCGCGGCGACGTACCGTTCCGGCTATCCCGAGTGGAAAATCCTGTTTTCGGTGGCGGACTTCGACGAATTGCTCGGCGACGATGTGTATTTGGGAGGCGTGTCGCACTTGGTGGAAAAGCCCAACCGTGCACTGTTGACCTTGAGCAAATCGGGCGGCGATACGGCGTACACGCTGGAAGTGGATTTGGAAGCAGGGGAGTTGGTAGAAGGCGGTTTTCACTTTCCGGCAGGCAAAAACCATGTGTCGTGGCGCGATGAAAACAGCGTGTGGGTGTGTCCGGCTTGGGACGAACGCCAGTTGACCGAATCGGGCTATCCACGCGAAGTGTGGCTGGTGGAGCGCGGCAAGAGTTTCGAGGAAAGCCTGCCGGTGTATCAAATTGCCGAAGACGGTATGATGGTGAACGCGTGGCGTTATCTCGATCCGCAGGGTTCGCCGATTGATTTGATTGAAGCGTCGGACGGTTTTTACACCAAAACCTATTTGCAGGTGTCAGCCGAAGGCGAGGCGAAACCGTTAAACCTGCCCAACGATTGCGACGTGGTCGGCTATCTGGCCGGACATCTTTTACTGACGTTGCGCAAAGACTGGAACCGCGCGAACCAAAGCTATCCGAGCGGCGCATTGGTGGCAGTAAAATTAAACCGTGGCGAATTGGGCGCGGCGCAGCTTTTGTTTGCGCCCGATGAAACGCAGGCATTGGAAAGCGTGGAAACGACCAAGCATTTTGTCGTGGCGAGCCTGCTGGAAAACGTACAAGGCCGTCTGAAAGCATGGCGCTTTACCGACGGTAAATGGCAGGAAGTCGAACTGCCGCGCCTGCCTTCGGGCGCGTTGGAAATGACCGACCAACCGTGGGGCGGCGACGTGGTTTACCTTGCCGCCAGCGATTTTACCACGCCGCTGACACTGTTTGCATTGGATTTGAATGTGATGGAACTGACCGTCATGCGCCGTCAGCCGCAGCAGTTCGATTCAGACGGCATCAACGTGCAGCAGTTTTGGACGACTTCGGCCGATGGCGAGCGCATTCCTTATTTCCACGTCGGCAAAAACGCCACGCCCGACACGCCGACCTTGGTTTATGCTTACGGCGGTTTCGGCATTCCCGAATTGCCGCATTATCTGGGCAGCGTCGGCAAATATTGGCTGGAAGAGGGCAATGCCTTTGTATTGGCGAACATCCGCGGCGGCGGTGAATTCGGCCCGCGCTGGCATCAGGCGGCGCAGGGAATCAGCAAACATAAAAGCGTCGATGATTTATTGGCAGTCGTGCGCGATTTGTCCGAACGCGGCATGAGTTCGCCCAAACACATCGGTTTGCAGGGCGGCAGCAACGGCGGCCTGATTACCGCCGCCGCCTTCGTGTGCGAACCGCAAAGCATCGGCGCGCTGGTGTGCGAAGTACCGCTGACCGACATGATCCGTTATCCGCTGCTCTCCGCCGGTTCAAGTTGGACGGACGAATACGGCAATCCGCAAAAATACGAAGTCTGCAAACGCTGGCTGGGCGAATTGTCTCCGTATCACAATCTTTCAGACGGCATCAATTATCCGCCTGCGCTCATTACCACCAGTCTCAGCGACGACCGCGTCCATCCCGCCCACGCACTCAAGTTCTACGCCAAACTGCGCGAAACCTCGCCGCAATCTTGGCTCTACTCGCCCGACGGCGGCGGCCATACCGGCAACGGCACGCAACGCGAATCCGCCGACGAACTTACCTGCGTATTGCTGTTTTTGAAAGAGTTTTTGGGGTAG
- the fabF gene encoding beta-ketoacyl-ACP synthase II yields the protein MSQRRVVITGLGQVSPVGNDVATAWSNLLAGKSGIGRITRFDASDINSQIAGEVRDFDIGQYISAKEARRMDVFIHYGIAAALQAINDSGLDDLETLDKDRVGVNIGSGIGGLPSIEATGKAVIEGGARKINPFFIPGSLINLISGHVTILKGYRGPSYGMVSACTTGAHSIGDSARLIKYGDADVMIAGGAEGAISTLGVGGFAAMKALSTRNDDPATASRPWDKGRDGFVIGEGAGVLVLEELEHAKKRGAKIYAEIVGFGMSSDAYHITAPNEEGPALAVIRALKDAGLNPEDVDYVNAHGTSTPLGDANETKAIKRALGDHARKVIVNSTKSMTGHLLGAAGGVEALYSVLAVHEQKSPPTINIFEQDVEAGCDLDYCANEARDAKIDVAISNSFGFGGTNGTLVFKRFKD from the coding sequence ATGAGTCAGAGAAGAGTAGTCATCACAGGTCTTGGCCAAGTATCACCGGTCGGCAACGACGTCGCCACCGCATGGAGCAATCTGCTCGCAGGCAAAAGCGGCATCGGACGGATTACCCGCTTTGACGCATCCGACATCAACAGCCAAATCGCCGGCGAAGTACGCGATTTCGATATCGGCCAATACATCAGCGCGAAAGAAGCGCGCCGTATGGACGTGTTTATCCACTACGGTATCGCCGCCGCCCTGCAAGCCATCAACGATTCAGGCTTGGACGATTTGGAAACCCTCGACAAAGACCGCGTCGGTGTCAACATCGGCTCCGGTATCGGCGGCCTGCCCAGCATCGAAGCGACCGGCAAAGCCGTTATCGAAGGCGGCGCGCGCAAAATCAATCCTTTCTTTATTCCAGGCTCGCTGATTAACCTGATTTCCGGCCACGTCACCATTCTCAAAGGCTACCGCGGCCCGAGCTACGGTATGGTTTCTGCCTGTACGACCGGCGCGCATTCTATCGGCGACTCTGCACGACTGATTAAATACGGCGACGCAGACGTTATGATTGCCGGTGGCGCAGAAGGTGCGATCAGCACTTTGGGCGTTGGCGGTTTTGCCGCCATGAAGGCACTTTCCACTCGCAACGACGACCCTGCTACCGCTTCCCGTCCGTGGGACAAAGGCCGTGACGGTTTCGTTATCGGCGAAGGCGCTGGCGTGCTGGTGTTGGAAGAATTGGAACACGCGAAAAAACGCGGTGCGAAAATTTACGCCGAAATCGTCGGTTTCGGTATGAGCTCCGATGCTTACCACATTACCGCGCCTAACGAAGAAGGCCCTGCATTGGCCGTTATCCGCGCCCTGAAAGATGCCGGCCTGAACCCTGAAGACGTAGATTACGTCAACGCACACGGCACCTCGACTCCTTTAGGCGATGCCAATGAAACCAAAGCCATCAAACGCGCTTTGGGCGACCATGCCCGCAAAGTCATCGTCAATTCCACCAAATCCATGACCGGCCACTTGCTTGGCGCGGCCGGCGGCGTGGAAGCGTTGTATAGCGTGTTGGCAGTACACGAGCAAAAATCTCCACCGACCATCAATATCTTTGAACAAGACGTTGAAGCCGGTTGCGATTTGGACTACTGCGCCAATGAAGCGCGCGACGCGAAAATCGACGTTGCGATCTCCAATTCCTTCGGCTTTGGCGGTACCAACGGCACATTGGTATTTAAACGCTTCAAAGACTGA